The following are from one region of the Schistocerca cancellata isolate TAMUIC-IGC-003103 chromosome 11, iqSchCanc2.1, whole genome shotgun sequence genome:
- the LOC126108591 gene encoding zinc finger protein 493-like isoform X2, which translates to MEKSTHEFGTCTEDVTVDEECSVATRYDCSTREKEFHVYSCNSCQQSFPSKYRLIMHVFMHIDGTQPPLYDCKWCGEVFHSNVSLKKHLRMSEKYHVLIAGNHEKYGYIDQHQSSIFLDSLPEVSATQHNEQSSCKETWKASKKSSNDMCNTHMTNDTEKTVDYGNLSTAVNVSAQADLITANRTDKYGIYGNLFGRSHHLKREKLIHMGKKPHKCEIRGESFAQSGHLNTQTLIHTGNKPHKCGICDKSFAQAHHHTNHVVIHTGKISHKCEICGKSFVSAGGLKMHGLLHTGNRPHKCETCGKSFVRSGDLKIHGLIHTGKKPHKCEICGKSFVRSGDLKIHGLIHTGKKPHKCDMCGKSFAQTGKLKRHSLNHTGKKPHKCEICGKCFTMLCNLKIHLLNHTGNKPHKCETCGKSFNRAGSLKTHRLIHTGKKPHKCEFCGKSFAIAGILKRHSLIHTGMKAHRCEICGKSFARACSLKRHSVIHTAKKPHKCKICGKSFGLSSYLKAHTFIHTGQKPHKCEFCGRCFACSNTLKTHELIHTGRKPNKCEICGKSFSRVGGLKRHTLIHTGEKPHICEMCGKSFAQPGSLKRHSVIHTAKKPHKCQFCGRCFALSHNLNTHELIHTAIKPHKCEICGKSFTVLCYLKKHVLIHTGKKRHKCDICGKSFASSGDLKTHVLEHIGRGRHKCGI; encoded by the coding sequence ATGGAGAAGTCAACACACGAGTTTGGTACCTGTACAGAAGATGTGACTGTTGATGAGGAATGCTCAGTTGCCACCAGATATGACTGTAGTACGAGGGAAAAGGAATTTCATGTATATAGCTGTAATTCCTGCCAACAGAGCTTTCCTTCAAAATACAGACTCATAATGCATGTGTTTATGCACATTGATGGCACACAACCACCTTTGTATGATTGCAAGTGGTGTGGTGAGGTATTTCACAGTAATGTTAGTTTGAAAAAACATTTAAGAATGAGTGAGAAATATCATGTCTTAATTGCTGGCAACCATGAAAAATATGGCTATATTGATCAGCATCAAAGCAGTATCTTCTTGGATAGTTTGCCAGAAGTTTCTGCTACACAACACAATGAGCAGTCTTCATGTAAGGAAACTTGGAAAGCTTCAAAGAAGTCCTCTAATGACATGTGTAACACACACATGACAAATGATACAGAGAAAACAGTTGATTATGGAAATTTATCTACAGCTGTTAATGTCAGTGCCCAGGCTGATCTAATTACTGCAAACAGAACTGACAAATATGGTATTTATGGCAACTTGTTTGGTAGGTCACATCATCTCAAGAGAGAGAAACTAATTCACATGGGAAAGAAACCCCACAAATGTGAGATTCGTGGGGAATCGTTTGCTCAGTCAGGTCATCTCAATACACAaacattaattcacactggaaacaaACCACACAAATGTGGGATTTGTGACAAATCGTTTGCTCAGGCACATCATCACACGAATCATGTcgtaattcacactggaaagatatctcacaaatgtgagatttgtgggaaatcattTGTTAGTGCAGGCGGTCTCAAGATGCATGGCTTACTTCACACTGGAAATAGACCGCACAAATGTGAGActtgtgggaaatcttttgttaggtcaggcgatctcaAGATACAtggattaattcacactggaaagaaacctcacaaatgtgagatttgtgggaaatcttttgttaGGTCAGGTGATCTCAAGATACAtggattaattcacactggaaagaaacctcacaaatgtgatatgtgtgggaaatcttttgctcaAACAGGCAAACTCAAGAGACATTCTTTaaatcacactggaaagaaacctcacaaatgtgagatttgtgggaaatgttTTACTATGTTATGCAATCTCAAGATACACTTACTAAATCACACTGGAaataaacctcacaaatgtgagactTGTGGGAAATCTTTTAATAGGGCAGGCAGTCTGAAGACACATaggttaattcacactggaaagaaaccgcacaaatgtgagttttgtgggaaatcttttgctatAGCAGGTATTCTCAAGAGACATTCTTTAATTCACACTGGAATGAAAGCTCACagatgtgagatttgtgggaaatcttttgctagAGCATGCAGTCTCAAGAGACATTCCGTAATTCACACTgcaaagaaacctcacaaatgtaagatttgtgggaaatcttttggtTTGTCAAGCTATCTCAAGGCACATACATTTATTCACACTGgacagaaacctcacaaatgtgagttttgtgggAGATGTTTTGCTTGCTCAAACACTCTGAAGACACATGAATTAATTCATACTGGAAGGAAACCTAACaagtgtgagatttgtgggaaatctttttctAGAGTAGGTGGTCTGAAGAGACATACATTAATTCACACTGGAGAGAAACCTCACATATGTGAgatgtgtgggaaatcttttgctcaGCCAGGCAGTCTCAAGAGACATTCCGTAATTCACACTgcaaagaaacctcacaaatgtcagTTTTGTGGGAGATGCTTTGCTTTGTCACACAATCTCAACACACACGAATTAATTCACACTGCGataaaacctcacaaatgtgagatttgtgggaaatcttttactgTGTTATGCTATCTCAAGAAACAtgtattaattcacactggaaagaaacgaCACAAATGCgatatttgtgggaaatcttttgctagTTCAGGCGATCTGAAGACACATGTATTAGAACACATTGGAAGGGGACGTCACAAATGTGGTATCTGA